A single window of Liolophura sinensis isolate JHLJ2023 chromosome 6, CUHK_Ljap_v2, whole genome shotgun sequence DNA harbors:
- the LOC135468866 gene encoding E3 ubiquitin-protein ligase TRIM33-like isoform X2 has translation MAEASQDEESIVSDKICRVCKQEYSAEAYPKLLPCLHTVCGPCVSDLPSIEGEKLKCPECGVVFNRKDVIKHLFMMETLSEVGKSEEQAGVEEKAHTCTACEENQDATSFCTECMEWLCEQCVQAHRRVRVTKDHLIQAKEKVQAQGNGHSSLQGKDRFMACKLHQHEPLKLYCETCDTLTCRDCQLLEHKEHKYQFVHEASELCKQQLLQFTNKLREKRKCIENFKQLIAKRQEEIVSREEVVGEEIKKTVDNLVEEFKKRAQAILTDLNLVCTAKKAQLSQKNQEVTELVTRLDHCVDFVQSLVDSGSNLSILHTKSIIIRHMRSMAQTRCEVPNPSHIVDIRYSQDCNIFLKNMHHLGFLYVDGVPYRPSMKPGSSAGSNPNLHPEVNGSHPGRNYLQELQKLSSEQRNAVFVRMMQMQRRQAGQQNQIGNPTGSPQVPGSLSQPPPNRVVSGHNQLQNQRGNGHPVPAGRPMPPLMPRPTNNSIPQPGSIQATPLHPGQPRPSMGNHPVQPSQQQRERQWRWNYVNMQNMQSHPQPTSGPAGAEQRPGSTNSAPDTCRTSPAGNTVRPSSADSVQVKKEKDTDSDGYGAFPASCSFAEKQNSVPSETSSHNSHGESQPNVPWRVNNTTDHLPSALLPESMSEDNLEAALRSLSEDGLSFGMAGPGGGGTQAMPHHLPAPSKHMDSPDPSEDYCACCHNGGELLCCDYCPKVFHFQCHIPAVTVAPSGSWRCTLSVPDDQVRIEKEESRQIINAGNKRKSLVGLTDKERRACERILLELFSHEASTPFHEPVSKSVPNYYKIITNPMDFTNIKCKLSRQHFNHYSTVGEFLSDVKLVFTNCAIYNSELSEVGRAGKTVFAFLEKLVDRFLPYYVTMLKSDQMSEPSVPAQLSATPLSSAPVLASAPPSTHTPQAESDQVKGAKRRKMDKQNVIHYH, from the exons GGGAGAAGCTCAAGTGCCCAGAGTGTGGTGTCGTGTTTAACAGAAAGGATGTGATCAAACACTTGTTCATGATGGAGACCTTAAGCGAGGTGGGCAAGAGTGAAGAGCAGGCAGGCGTGGAAGAGAAGGCACACACGTGCACTGCCTGCGAGGAGAACCAGGATGCCACCTCCTTCTGCACTGAGTGCATGGAGTGGTTGTGTGAGCAGTGTGTGCAGGCTCATCGCCGCGTCCGTGTCACCAAAGACCATTTGATACAGGCCAAAGAGAAGGTGCAGGCGCAGGGCAATGGGCATAGCAGTCTGCAGGGCAAAGATCGCTTCATGGCATGTAAGCTGCACCAGCATGAGCCGTTAAAACTGTACTGTGAGACGTGTGACACGCTGACTTGCAGGGACTGCCAGCTTCTGGAGCATAAAGAGCACAAGTACCAGTTTGTGCATGAGGCATCAGAACTGTGTAAGCAACAGCTGCTTCAGTTTACAAACAAACTCCGCGAAAAGCGCAAGTGTATAGAGAACTTCAAACAGCTGATCGCCAAACGACAAGAGGAGATAGTCTCTCGAGAAGAAGTAGTAGGTGAGGAAATAAAAAAGACAGTTGACAATCTGGTGGAAGAGTTCAAGAAACGTGCGCAGGCTATATTGACAGACCTGAACCTGGTGTGTACAGCGAAGAAAGCTCAGCTAAGTCAGAAGAACCAAGAGGTGACAGAGCTGGTTACCCGGCTAGACCACTGTGTGGACTTTGTCCAGTCTCTAGTGGACAGTGGCTCAAATCTCTCCATCCTTCACACTAAATCCATTATCATCAGACACATGCGCTCAATGGCGCAGACTAGGTGTGAGGTGCCCAACCCCAGCCATATTGTTGACATCCGCTACAGCCAAGATTGTAATATATTCCTCAAAAACATGCACCACCTTGGTTTTCTCTACGTGGACGGTGTTCCATATCGACCCAGTATGAAACCTGGATCTTCCGCAGGCTCTAACCCAAATCTCCATCCTGAAGTGAATGGTTCTCATCCTGGTAGGAACTACCTGCAGGAGCTGCAGAAGTTGAGTTCTGAGCAGCGCAATGCCGTGTTTGTGCGCATGATGCAGATGCAGCGTCGTCAGGCAGGCCAACAGAACCAGATAGGGAATCCCACAGGGAGCCCTCAAGTGCCAGGTTCTCTTAGCCAGCCACCCCCTAACAGAGTGGTCAGCGGTCACAACCAG TTACAGAACCAGCGTGGGAATGGCCATCCTGTACCTGCAGGACGGCCTATGCCGCCATTGATGCCTCGACCCACGAACAACAGTATTCCACAGCCAGGATCCATACAAGCCACACCTCTTCATCCGGGTCAGCCCCGGCCCTCAATGGGCAATCACCCAGTCCAACCATCACAGCAGCAGAGGGAACGACAGTGGCGCTGGAACTACGTAAACATGCAGAACATGCAGTCCCACCCTCAGCCCACTTCAG GTCCTGCTGGCGCAGAGCAGCGACCAGGTTCTACAAACTCTGCTCCTGACACCTGTAGAACATCCCCTGCAGGAAACACAGTCCGACCCTCAAGTGCCGACAG tgTGCAGGTCAAAAAAGAGAAGGATACTGATTCTGATGGTTATGGGGCATTTCCCGCCTCCTGTAGTTTCGCAGAGAAACAGAATTCTGTG CCTTCAGAAACCTCCAGTCACAACTCGCATGGTGAATCTCAACCAAATGTCCCCTGGCGAGTAAACAATACCACTGACCACCTACCATCAGCTTTACTCCCTGAATCT ATGTCGGAGGATAACCTAGAGGCAGCCTTGCGCTCCTTGTCTGAAGATGGGCTGTCATTCGGTATGGCAGGCCCTGGTGGTGGAGGGACCCAGGCCATGCCCCACCACCTGCCGGCCCCTTCCAAACACATGGACTCGCCAGACCCCAGTGAGGATTACTGTGCCTGCTGTCATAATGGGGGAGAGCTACTGTGTTGTGACTACTGCCCCAAGGTGTTCCACTTCCAGTGTCACATACCTGCTGTTACTGTGGCACCCAG TGGCAGCTGGCGATGCACACTCAGTGTACCAGACGATCAGGTCCGCATTGAGAAGGAAGAGTCCCGACAGATCATTAATGCAGGCAACAAGCGCAAGTCCCTTGTGGGGCTCACAGATAAGGAGCGTAGG GCCTGTGAGAGAATCCTGTTAGAGTTGTTTTCCCATGAAGCAAGTACACCCTTCCATGAGCCAGTCAGTAAATCG GTTCCCAACTACTACAAAATCATCACAAACCCAATGGATTTCACCAACATCAAGTGTAAGCTCTCCCGTCAGCACTTCAATCATTACTCGACAGTGGGCGAATTCTTGTCCGATGTCAAACTAGTCttcaccaactgtgctatttaCAACTCT GAACTGTCAGAGGTGGGACGTGCAGGGAAGACTGTGTTTGCATTCCTTGAGAAGCTGGTGGATCGGTTCCTACCTTACTATGTAACCATGTTGAAGAGTGACCAGATGTCAGAGCCCTCTGTACCTGCTCAACTATCAGCCACGCCCCTCTCCTCAGCCCCAGTTCTCGCCTCTGCACCGCCTTCCACACACACTCCGCAGGCAGAGAGCGACCAAGTCAAGGGGGCCAAGAGGCGCAAGATGGACAAGCAAAATGTCATTCATTACCACTGA
- the LOC135468866 gene encoding E3 ubiquitin-protein ligase TRIM33-like isoform X1, whose translation MAEASQDEESIVSDKICRVCKQEYSAEAYPKLLPCLHTVCGPCVSDLPSIEGEKLKCPECGVVFNRKDVIKHLFMMETLSEVGKSEEQAGVEEKAHTCTACEENQDATSFCTECMEWLCEQCVQAHRRVRVTKDHLIQAKEKVQAQGNGHSSLQGKDRFMACKLHQHEPLKLYCETCDTLTCRDCQLLEHKEHKYQFVHEASELCKQQLLQFTNKLREKRKCIENFKQLIAKRQEEIVSREEVVGEEIKKTVDNLVEEFKKRAQAILTDLNLVCTAKKAQLSQKNQEVTELVTRLDHCVDFVQSLVDSGSNLSILHTKSIIIRHMRSMAQTRCEVPNPSHIVDIRYSQDCNIFLKNMHHLGFLYVDGVPYRPSMKPGSSAGSNPNLHPEVNGSHPGRNYLQELQKLSSEQRNAVFVRMMQMQRRQAGQQNQIGNPTGSPQVPGSLSQPPPNRVVSGHNQVNSAMNRPPYSQNSFPVRYSNGPMDQIPPVCSAPSGGGAGYGPASVNQLSNQPPLISLFQLQNQRGNGHPVPAGRPMPPLMPRPTNNSIPQPGSIQATPLHPGQPRPSMGNHPVQPSQQQRERQWRWNYVNMQNMQSHPQPTSGPAGAEQRPGSTNSAPDTCRTSPAGNTVRPSSADSVQVKKEKDTDSDGYGAFPASCSFAEKQNSVPSETSSHNSHGESQPNVPWRVNNTTDHLPSALLPESMSEDNLEAALRSLSEDGLSFGMAGPGGGGTQAMPHHLPAPSKHMDSPDPSEDYCACCHNGGELLCCDYCPKVFHFQCHIPAVTVAPSGSWRCTLSVPDDQVRIEKEESRQIINAGNKRKSLVGLTDKERRACERILLELFSHEASTPFHEPVSKSVPNYYKIITNPMDFTNIKCKLSRQHFNHYSTVGEFLSDVKLVFTNCAIYNSELSEVGRAGKTVFAFLEKLVDRFLPYYVTMLKSDQMSEPSVPAQLSATPLSSAPVLASAPPSTHTPQAESDQVKGAKRRKMDKQNVIHYH comes from the exons GGGAGAAGCTCAAGTGCCCAGAGTGTGGTGTCGTGTTTAACAGAAAGGATGTGATCAAACACTTGTTCATGATGGAGACCTTAAGCGAGGTGGGCAAGAGTGAAGAGCAGGCAGGCGTGGAAGAGAAGGCACACACGTGCACTGCCTGCGAGGAGAACCAGGATGCCACCTCCTTCTGCACTGAGTGCATGGAGTGGTTGTGTGAGCAGTGTGTGCAGGCTCATCGCCGCGTCCGTGTCACCAAAGACCATTTGATACAGGCCAAAGAGAAGGTGCAGGCGCAGGGCAATGGGCATAGCAGTCTGCAGGGCAAAGATCGCTTCATGGCATGTAAGCTGCACCAGCATGAGCCGTTAAAACTGTACTGTGAGACGTGTGACACGCTGACTTGCAGGGACTGCCAGCTTCTGGAGCATAAAGAGCACAAGTACCAGTTTGTGCATGAGGCATCAGAACTGTGTAAGCAACAGCTGCTTCAGTTTACAAACAAACTCCGCGAAAAGCGCAAGTGTATAGAGAACTTCAAACAGCTGATCGCCAAACGACAAGAGGAGATAGTCTCTCGAGAAGAAGTAGTAGGTGAGGAAATAAAAAAGACAGTTGACAATCTGGTGGAAGAGTTCAAGAAACGTGCGCAGGCTATATTGACAGACCTGAACCTGGTGTGTACAGCGAAGAAAGCTCAGCTAAGTCAGAAGAACCAAGAGGTGACAGAGCTGGTTACCCGGCTAGACCACTGTGTGGACTTTGTCCAGTCTCTAGTGGACAGTGGCTCAAATCTCTCCATCCTTCACACTAAATCCATTATCATCAGACACATGCGCTCAATGGCGCAGACTAGGTGTGAGGTGCCCAACCCCAGCCATATTGTTGACATCCGCTACAGCCAAGATTGTAATATATTCCTCAAAAACATGCACCACCTTGGTTTTCTCTACGTGGACGGTGTTCCATATCGACCCAGTATGAAACCTGGATCTTCCGCAGGCTCTAACCCAAATCTCCATCCTGAAGTGAATGGTTCTCATCCTGGTAGGAACTACCTGCAGGAGCTGCAGAAGTTGAGTTCTGAGCAGCGCAATGCCGTGTTTGTGCGCATGATGCAGATGCAGCGTCGTCAGGCAGGCCAACAGAACCAGATAGGGAATCCCACAGGGAGCCCTCAAGTGCCAGGTTCTCTTAGCCAGCCACCCCCTAACAGAGTGGTCAGCGGTCACAACCAGGTAAACTCTGCAATGAATCGCCCTCCGTACAGCCAGAACAGCTTTCCAGTCCGCTACAGTAACGGCCCCATGGACCAGATCCCTCCTGTGTGCTCCGCACCATCCGGGGGAGGAGCTGGCTACGGGCCAGCCTCAGTGAATCAGCTGTCTAATCAACCCCCGTTGATTTCTCTGTTCCAGTTACAGAACCAGCGTGGGAATGGCCATCCTGTACCTGCAGGACGGCCTATGCCGCCATTGATGCCTCGACCCACGAACAACAGTATTCCACAGCCAGGATCCATACAAGCCACACCTCTTCATCCGGGTCAGCCCCGGCCCTCAATGGGCAATCACCCAGTCCAACCATCACAGCAGCAGAGGGAACGACAGTGGCGCTGGAACTACGTAAACATGCAGAACATGCAGTCCCACCCTCAGCCCACTTCAG GTCCTGCTGGCGCAGAGCAGCGACCAGGTTCTACAAACTCTGCTCCTGACACCTGTAGAACATCCCCTGCAGGAAACACAGTCCGACCCTCAAGTGCCGACAG tgTGCAGGTCAAAAAAGAGAAGGATACTGATTCTGATGGTTATGGGGCATTTCCCGCCTCCTGTAGTTTCGCAGAGAAACAGAATTCTGTG CCTTCAGAAACCTCCAGTCACAACTCGCATGGTGAATCTCAACCAAATGTCCCCTGGCGAGTAAACAATACCACTGACCACCTACCATCAGCTTTACTCCCTGAATCT ATGTCGGAGGATAACCTAGAGGCAGCCTTGCGCTCCTTGTCTGAAGATGGGCTGTCATTCGGTATGGCAGGCCCTGGTGGTGGAGGGACCCAGGCCATGCCCCACCACCTGCCGGCCCCTTCCAAACACATGGACTCGCCAGACCCCAGTGAGGATTACTGTGCCTGCTGTCATAATGGGGGAGAGCTACTGTGTTGTGACTACTGCCCCAAGGTGTTCCACTTCCAGTGTCACATACCTGCTGTTACTGTGGCACCCAG TGGCAGCTGGCGATGCACACTCAGTGTACCAGACGATCAGGTCCGCATTGAGAAGGAAGAGTCCCGACAGATCATTAATGCAGGCAACAAGCGCAAGTCCCTTGTGGGGCTCACAGATAAGGAGCGTAGG GCCTGTGAGAGAATCCTGTTAGAGTTGTTTTCCCATGAAGCAAGTACACCCTTCCATGAGCCAGTCAGTAAATCG GTTCCCAACTACTACAAAATCATCACAAACCCAATGGATTTCACCAACATCAAGTGTAAGCTCTCCCGTCAGCACTTCAATCATTACTCGACAGTGGGCGAATTCTTGTCCGATGTCAAACTAGTCttcaccaactgtgctatttaCAACTCT GAACTGTCAGAGGTGGGACGTGCAGGGAAGACTGTGTTTGCATTCCTTGAGAAGCTGGTGGATCGGTTCCTACCTTACTATGTAACCATGTTGAAGAGTGACCAGATGTCAGAGCCCTCTGTACCTGCTCAACTATCAGCCACGCCCCTCTCCTCAGCCCCAGTTCTCGCCTCTGCACCGCCTTCCACACACACTCCGCAGGCAGAGAGCGACCAAGTCAAGGGGGCCAAGAGGCGCAAGATGGACAAGCAAAATGTCATTCATTACCACTGA
- the LOC135467605 gene encoding putative uncharacterized protein DDB_G0282133 has protein sequence MTEQSAMISSLVTKCAIDYWLHIVLSVITATGATDSDKNRKLDGLGGLHLCQDCVQYDVLDSVQYDVLDCVQYDVLDSCNDCVQYDVLDSVQYDVLDSVQYDVLDSEQYDVLDCVQYDVLDSCNDCVQYDVLDSVQYDVLDSVQYDVLDSVQYDVLDCVQYDVLDSCNDCGQCDVLDSCQDFGQSDPLGSCQDFGQCDVLMNKTLQELLFFLFHDKSSEFGHRTIVALLGHLHRYVQIVHQTKPYSNNLSVIKTKPNNYNLSVIKTKSNINNLSIIKAKPNSNDLKVIKTKPNSNDLSVIKTKPNSNNLSVIKTKPNSNDLKVIKTKPNSNDLSVIKTKPNSNNLSVIKTKPNSNNLSVIKTKHNSNDLSVIITKPNSNDLKVIKTKPNSNDLSVIKTKPNSNNLSVIKTKPNSNDLSVIKTKPNNYNLSVIKTKSNINNLSIIKAKPNSNDLKVIKTKPNSNDLSVIKTKPNSNNLSVIKTKPNSNDLSVIKTKPNNYNLSVIKTKSNINNLSIIKAKPNCNDLKVIKTKPNSNDLSVIKTKPKSNNLSAITTKPNSNDLSVIKSKPNSNDLSVIKTKPNSNNLSVIKTKPNSSDL, from the exons ATGACAGAACAGTCAGCCATGATAAGCAGCCTGGTTACAAAGTGTGCCATTGACTACTGGCTACACATTGTACTCTCAGTGATCACAGCAACAGGGGCAACAGACAGTGACAAAAATCGGAAACTTGATGGTTTAGGAGGATTACATTTATGTCAGGATTGTGTACAGTATGATGTTCTGGATAGTGTACAGTATGATGTTCTGGATTGTGTACAGTATGATGTTCTTGATTCATGCAATGATTGTGTACAGTATGATGTTCTGGATAGTGTGCAGTATGATGTTCTGGATAGTGTACAGTATGATGTTCTGGATAGTGAACAGTATGATGTTCTGGATTGTGTACAGTATGATGTTCTTGATTCATGCAATGATTGTGTACAGTATGATGTTCTGGATAGTGTGCAGTATGATGTTCTGGATAGTGTACAGTATGATGTCCTGGATAGTGTACAATATGATGTTCTGGATTGTGTACAGTATGATGTTCTTGATTCATGCAATGATTGtggacagtgtgatgttttagattCATGTCAGGATTTTGGACAGTCTGACCCTCTGGGTTCCTGTCAGGATTTtggacagtgtgatgttttgATGAACAAGACTCTCCAGGAACTCctattctttctttttcatgacAAGTCAAGCGAATTTGGTCACAGAACTATAGTGGCTCTTTTGGGCCATCTTCACAGATACGTACAAATTGT TCATCAAACTAAGCCTTACAGTAACAATCTATCAGTCATCAAAACTAAGCCTAACAattacaatttatcagtcatcaAAACTAAGTCTAATATTAACAATCTATCAATCATCAAAGCTAAACCTAACAGTAACGATCTAAAAGTCATCAAAACTAAGCCTAACAGTAACGATCTATCAGTCATCAAAACTAAGCCTAACAGTAACAATCTATCAGTCATCAAAACTAAGCCTAACAGTAACGATCTAAAAGTCATCAAAACTAAGCCTAACAGTAACGATCTATCAGTCATCAAAACTAAGCCTAACAGTAACAATCTATCAGTCATCAAAACTAAGCCTAACAGTAACAATCTATCAGTCATCAAAACTAAGCATAACAGTAACGATCTATCAGTCATTATAACTAAGCCTAACAGTAACGATCTAAAAGTCATCAAAACTAAGCCTAACAGTAACGATCTATCAGTCATCAAAACTAAGCCTAACAGTAACAATCTATCAGTCATCAAAACTAAGCCTAACAGTAACGATCTATCAGTCATCAAAACTAAGCCTAACAattacaatttatcagtcatcaAAACTAAGTCTAATATTAACAATCTATCAATCATCAAAGCTAAACCTAACAGTAACGATCTAAAAGTCATCAAAACTAAGCCTAACAGTAACGATCTATCAGTCATCAAAACTAAGCCTAACAGTAACAATCTATCAGTCATCAAAACTAAGCCTAACAGTAACGATCTATCAGTCATCAAAACTAAGCCTAACAattacaatttatcagtcatcaAAACTAAGTCTAATATTAACAATCTATCAATCATCAAAGCTAAACCAAACTGTAACGATCTAAAAGTCATCAAAACTAAGCCTAACAGTAACGATCTATCAGTCATCAAAACTAAGCCTAAAAGTAACAATCTATCAGCCATCACAACTAAGCCTAACAGTAACGATCTATCAGTCATCAAAAGTAAGCCTAACAGTAACGATCTATCAGTCATCAAAACTAAGCCTAACAGTAACAATCTATCAGTCATCAAAACTAAGCCTAACAGTAGCGATCTATAA